One window of Psychrobacillus sp. FSL H8-0483 genomic DNA carries:
- a CDS encoding YjjG family noncanonical pyrimidine nucleotidase, with protein MRYDVLIFDLDDTLFDFGMTEKNALLHLFMEYELPNGVEDYLPSYKEISKVLWDDLEHGRTTLAKLKVERFKRLFLQHAMDIDAEVFGQKYLDKLGKEVHMIDGVEEMFANLSGCKFALLTNGFKEVQHARIGGSSLKNLFEVIITSEETGFQKPQTEIFEYIFDKLNLSDKSRVLMIGDSLTSDIQGGNNFGIDTCWFNPHLKKNLTAIEPTHEIQSWEELVEIVNKQVLEVK; from the coding sequence ATGAGATATGACGTTTTAATATTTGATTTGGATGACACGTTGTTCGATTTTGGAATGACCGAGAAAAATGCACTTCTTCATTTATTTATGGAATATGAATTACCGAATGGTGTGGAGGATTACCTTCCAAGTTATAAAGAAATCAGTAAAGTATTATGGGATGATTTAGAGCATGGTCGTACAACTTTAGCAAAGCTTAAAGTAGAGCGATTCAAGCGTTTATTTTTACAGCATGCAATGGACATAGATGCCGAAGTATTTGGACAAAAGTACTTAGATAAATTAGGAAAAGAAGTACATATGATTGACGGTGTAGAAGAAATGTTTGCGAATCTTTCAGGTTGTAAATTTGCGTTATTAACTAATGGTTTTAAAGAGGTACAACATGCAAGAATAGGTGGATCTTCGCTAAAGAATTTATTTGAGGTTATAATAACTTCCGAGGAAACCGGTTTTCAAAAGCCGCAAACAGAGATTTTTGAATATATATTCGACAAACTAAACCTTTCCGATAAATCACGTGTATTAATGATTGGAGATTCCCTTACATCAGATATTCAAGGTGGCAATAACTTTGGTATAGATACTTGTTGGTTTAATCCGCATTTGAAGAAGAATTTAACAGCAATTGAGCCAACGCATGAAATTCAATCTTGGGAAGAATTAGTGGAAATAGTTAATAAGCAAGTTTTGGAAGTAAAATGA